Within the Phalacrocorax aristotelis chromosome 13, bGulAri2.1, whole genome shotgun sequence genome, the region CCCAGCAACAGCAGAGCTATGCAGGGCTGCTTTGTAGAGgagcaatggggaaaaaaaacccaaccccttGGTCTCTCTCAGCTTCTGGCACAAGTGATTGCAGCAGACAGCTGTGTGCAGCAACTCGGCACCCAAGTTATTGGCAGGCAGCTCTACTGCTGCTGTAGCAAGAGCGCTTGTGCAGCCAGCCCCTTCTCAGCTCCCGCCAGCCCAGGGATGGGCTTTGCTGGTGCTGTCACCCCATGACAGACAAGGGCATAAACCTTCAAGGATGTATTTATTTAGCTTGAAAAAGAGCTGGAAGATGCACACACACCagcctggcagttcagcagcagctcctctgctgcctctACCAGGCACACGGCACCTCCGGGAAGTTTCACCCAGGGCAGGAGGCGACAGATGGACGCGAGGGACCCGCAGAGCCCCACAGAGGGGCCCTGGGCTGCGGGGGGATGAATCCAGCCACCATCCGCCTTGCCCTGGACCAGAAGCACCATCACCAAACGACAGAGTGGTGATCCAGCCCAGCCCACCCCACTCATTCCACACCCATCCACTCGGATTTCTGGCAGGCTAACTCCACACTCGCAGACTGCGCCAGACAAGACACTGTCTGTCCTTCTGCAGCTGGCACCATATCAGCACCAGCTCTGTACTGGCCGTTCTGGCCAGCGACACAATGAACTGCCTGCCGAGACCTGCTCTGGACAGAGCTGCACTGCGGGCTGACTCAGTCCTCGTGGCCCCGGGATGCAGCTGGGATGCAGAGCCTTGGCCCCTCACTCAGTGAGCGCATCCCTTCCACAGGGGGCAAGCAGCCAGGTTCAGCCCAAACGTGTCCCAGCCTCGGAGGAGCACAGGCACAACATGGCCACCCTTCTTCCATAAAAAACCCAGGATAGAGATGTCCTCAGTAGAGCACTGCAACATGAGAAAACATCAGTGAGAGCAGGGAGCCATCCAAGCCAGGGGTTCATTAAAGACATCAGTGCAGAGCATGGGCCCTGTGGTCCAGGGGCCTTGGCCAGAAGAGGCTGAACCCAGCTAGAGAAGGTGGCACGCCACCGTGCTCGACAGCACCGCTGgagagctggggcagcagcaggctccCCAGCACATCCCTGCAAGGATGCCACAGCATCAGGAGATGCCAGCAAAGCCCCACTGCCTGCCAGGAGCCCCAGgccagcccagagctgccccCTAGCTTGTGAACCTCAAGCACAGGTaccagcagtgctgccagcagcaagcACAGCCAACCAAGGCCTGCCAAATTGGGCGCCTGTTGCCATCTGCGGTAGGATGTAAAGCAACCCGGATGGCAGATTGGTTAGCAAAACGGAGGAAGATGCCATTGTTCAGCAGAACTGCCATCAAAAGAGGCGAGTTTGGCTTCTGTAAGACAGAGCAAACCTACAGCACCCATCAGGCACCATTCCCACACTGGAGAGCAAGAGGAAAAGTGCTTGACAGCCCGAGCCTGCACGGCCACGGGGGCTGAACACAGCAGGGCCCCGGGGCAGGGCACGGCCAAGGTCCCCGCCGCTCGGGGGCGGGGTGGCCCCAGCTGAGCCCGCAGAAGCGACCACGAGCCGCGCGGGGCTCCGTGTCCACCACTACGGGCTACAGACAGGGAGCGAGAGCGCCGGGGCTGCGCGGCACCCCGCGGGATGCGGCCACCGGCTGGGGGGAAGCACCACGGGGACGGGACCGCGCCGGTCGGTACAGCAGAGACCCCGCAGCGGGGTGAGGTTCCGATTGGGGCCTGCAAGGGGATCGCAGGGAGCGGCCAGGCCGGGAGGGGAACGGCGGAGCCAAGAGCCCCGAGCCCCGGCCCGCCTCTACCGCTTCCGCCTTCTCGTCACATGATGGGCGCAACCCCGTGCGACGCCGACGCTCAGGGCCCGGGCGCCGCTTCGTGACGCCATGACGCAGATCGCAACCCCTTCTCCATGCTCCCTCCGCGGAAAAAGTAGTCCTCAGCAGGGCTCGGAGGCCTCTCCCACCCCCCGGGCGGCGGGTGTCGCCACTCCGTGCCGggagccgccggcggcggccggaGCGGGAAGCGCCTTCTCGCCGCGGCCGGAGCTCccccgcgcggggcggggcggggctctGGGTAAGTAGTCCCGGCTCGGGTCCCGCCTGGACATACCGCTGCGCGGCGCGAGGGCGGGGGGGCATGGCGGCCGTCGTGATGCCGGCTCCGGCggaggcgcggcggggccgcggcgggctGGGTGAGGGCGCGGGCCGGTGGGCGGGCGTCGGGACCTCCTCGCCCCGCCGCGACGGCGGCGGCGGTTCCCCCTCGTCCCGGCACCCGGGACCGCCCCGCCGTGTGCGCGCGCGCGGAGGTGGCGGGGGGGACCCCGCGGCAAGATggcggcggggcagggccgCGGGGCATGATGGGACCGGCGGTGGCGACGGGGGCCCCCCGTGAGGGCGGCGGGACCCTCGGACATGGCGCCGCGGAGGCTCTGGGCTCTCCGCAGGTGCCCCGAGGGGTGGCCCGGGCTCCCCGGGCCGGGTGAACCGGGTGGCGCGGAGCCGCCACCCCGCGGGCCGGGACCCCCGGAGCGGCGGGATGCGTGCGGCGGGGTGCGGCTCTGACGGCGGCGACGGCGGCCTCCCCCCCCTCAGGTCGAGCCTAGGCGGCCCTGGCAGGGCGGGCATGGAGGAGAATGCGGTGGAGAGCAGCAGCGACGCGGCCCAGCGGGCGGCGCGGGAGGAGCCCTCCGAGAGCGGCCTGGGCATTGGGAGCTCGGAGGCCGTGTCGGCGGACAGCAGCGACGCTGCCTCGGTCCCCGACCCCCTCTCCCGAGAGGATGACTCCAACGTGGGCCAGAGCTCCGACAGCAGCGGGGGCTCCTTGGTAGGAGCTactggggaagggggggtggCAGTCAGcttggggaagggaagggcagctgtggTTCTGGCTCCTGAGAGTTTCTCTAGACGTTTCTGGTAAGCTGAGGGTCAGGAGCTCAGCAACCTCGGCAGGCGCTGTTATGCTGCCAGTCAGGTGTCTGCTTGACGGTCTGAGGAGAACTCTTCTCGGTAGCAAGAGGAGTCCTGGAGATCTAGGGTCTTTGGCAATACCAAAGGAACTGCTGTAATGCCTTTCCTGCTAGTTCTGCAGTGATAAACCAGTGTGGCTAGCATACACTGGCTCCCCTAAGGTCTTGGCTGGGCAAAGGTCTCTCAGCTGAGCTcttctggactttttttttgtttttccctgccAGGAAGAGGTGTCGGagagcagctccagcacagaTGTCGTTCCCCGGATTTACCTGCCAGATTCATCCTCCATTGCCCAGTCCACCTTGGTCTCCAGCGTCTCCACTGTGAGCCAGTCCATCATGGTGTCAGAGTCCCCACAAGTCCTGGTCCACTCCAGCATTATCACTGATGGAGCCGCGATCGTGTCAGACTCCACCACGTCCACTTCCTCAGACCTAGGTTCTGCCATCGACAAAATCATCGAGTCCACGATTGGGCCTGACATCATCCAGAGTGAGTGCACGCTCCTGGCTGCTTGCGCATGCAGCAGACCTGCCTGTTCTCCCTCTGGAGTTCCCCATGTGCAAACGGTTcatggggctggggaagggagctgctgctgtgccagacctTGAGAGGTGAGGGGGaaacatacatgcatatgtatgcAGCTTGATCGGTGGGGCTTTCTCTTTTTACCCTGCTGTAGTAGCTGGAGGGTTTGATGAGGAGcttgtggctgctgcagctgctggacaACCCTCCCTTTGTATGGCTGCTCCTTCGGCCACAGTGccagcagcccagggcaggctCTGTCCCTGGAGCCAGATCTTCCTCACCCCTTCCCACTTGAGTCTGAAGCTGGGAGAGCCCCAGTGACTCTACAGTCCCTGCATCTGGCCGTTACCATtctgctctcctcttcctcccaggcTGCATTGCTGTGACCAGCGCGGAGGATGGTGGGGCAGAGACTACGCAGTACCTCATTCTGCAGGGCCCCGATGATGGTAAGGGTGTGTCCAAGGGCATCTGGTGGTCACTGTCCCTGCCCCCAAGTCTTTTCTGCGGGAGTGGGACCTGGAGTGGGTATCCCAGCTCCACTGGCCACAGCGCCTGTACCAGAGTCCCTGTGGATGTGCTGACTGTTGGGAGCTTGTTACTGACCTCGTGTTTGGCCCTGTGTCCCAGGTGTGGGTGCAGCCTAGATGCAGGTGAGGGTCTGCTCCTTGGCTGATCTGGTTTTGGTGTTTCAGGTGCCCCCATGGTGTCCCAGATGGCCACCTCTGCTCTGGCCAATAGCTTGGCGATAGAAGCTGTTGCTGATGGGCCTACCTCCACATGCCTTGACCAGCCTGGCCCTTCAGACCCTTCCAAGCAGTTGGAAGTGCTGGAGCTGCCTGCACGGCCAGATCAGGCCCAAGAGGAGGATGGTGAGGAGGAGCTCGGCCAGCCAGACATGGATGCCCTGGAAGAGATGATGGAGGTGGTCGTGGTGCAGCAGTTCAAGTGCAAGATGTGTCAGTACAAAAGCGTCTCTAAGAAAACGCTGATCAACCACATGAAAGAGCGGCACTTCCAGCCAGGTGCGTGTTAAGGGCTGAGGAAGAGTTATCTTACTGCCGATGGGCCTGCTCTCTCCACGGAAGAAACAAGGGGAGGAGTACCAGTAAGGACCTGTTTGGCAGTACAGTCTGGTaaagatttttcattctgttctcTGTGGCAGTGGGTTCAGCTCTGGTTTTGAAGAAAGGACGTCCACGAAAGGGGGGATCTGCTTCAAagactgcagaggaggaggccccagaagaagaagaagatgACGATATCATGGATGCTGGTGCTATTGATGACCCTGAAGGTAGGACTTGTCCTCTCCGCATCTTATATAGCTTAGTGTTTTCCAAGTCTCTCTCTGATGTTTTGGGCTACTTACCTCCAGAGGACAGTGACTATAACCCAGCTGAGGATGAGCCCCGTGGGCGACAGCCCAAGTACAGCCGCACTGTCCCCACATCCAGTGAGGAGAGGCCACGGAGACGCCCGGGGAGACCCCGCAAGTTTCCTCGTCTCGATGACATGACCCAGGACATGCCTGAAGGTGGGGGAAGCAGGAGGCAGgagccctgtgctgggctggagcagggagcagtACTTGAACTCCTGGGGGCACGTAGGGAGAGGCTGTGTGATGGAGCTAGGCTGTGTGACGGAGCTGTGCTCTGTTCTGTCGAGCAGGAGGGGAGGTGGAGCCCTTGGTGACATCCCAAAGCACACCGAACCATGAGCTGCAGAACTCGGGAGAAGCCAGTTCCTCTGGCCAACAGAACAGGACCAGCGATAGCCTGGCGGAGCCCAGCATCAACCAATCTGACTCCGAGAACAAGGACCGTTCCTCCAGCACTGGccccgaggaggcagacatcgTCCCCAGGAGGCGAGGGCGGCCCTCCCGCCGCTTCCTGGGCAAGAAATACCGCAAGTACATGGGGCGCAGGTGAGGGGTGTGTGCCAAGCCAGCGCTGGGCCCTCTGGCCTGTGCCCAGGGCTGGTCCAGCCCCTGTTGGCCACCACAGCTCTGAGTCCTGGTCCTGTTTCCGCAGATACTACTACAAGTCACCCAAGCCCCTGATGAGGCCCTACCTGTGTCGCATCTGCGGCTCACGTTTCCTCACGCATGATGATCTGCGTTTCCATGTCAACTCACACGAGGCCAATGACCCGCAGCTCTTCAAGTGTCTTCAGTGCAGCTACCGCTCCCGGCGCTGGTCCTCCCTCAAGGTGAGTGCTGTCCGCCCTGCTCCCATACCCACAAGAGTGGCTGGTGGCCCCAGGTCTCACAGATGCCACTCTGCCTCTCGCCAGGAGCACATGTTCAACCACGTGGGCAGCAAGCCCTACAAGTGTGAGGAGTGCAATTACACCAGCGTATACAAGAAGGATGTCATCCGGCACTCCACAGTGCATAGCCGGGACAGGTAAGGGAAGTGCAGTCCTAGAGACTGTCTTGCAGCCTGGCTGAGTGTCACTAGCACTgttcctcctgccctggggggTAGCCATGACTGCCCCTTCCCCTGACCTCTGGCCCTTTCCAAAACGGGTAGTTTTGGTGTCTGGGTACAAGAGAGCTTGGACTTGGGATGTGGCCGACACAaggggcttttcttttttctttttcaggaaaaagagagCTGATCCGGTGAGTTTGAGTACCCTGTTGGCTTCTCTCTCAGCACTCTTATATGGGAAGAGGCATGTCTGGGTCTTCCACAAACTCTTGGTGCCTTGTTGAAGGCAGTGTTTCTGGATCACCTGATGAAAGGCAGCCCAGGTCCTGCAGTGGGGAGAGGGTAAGGAAACTGGTGAGCCCTTCCCAGGTGAGCTCATCTTCATGCTCTCCCTCCAGCCCCCAAAGCTGAACTCCTTCCCATGCCCTGTATGCAACCGTATCTACCCCATGCAGAAGAGGCTTACGCAGCACATGAAGACGCACAGCACAGAGAAACCACACATGTGTGACAAGGTGAGGGGGTGGGAcacagcctggggaagggctggTGTCAAGTGAGGCTGGACCAGAGgtgaatgctgcttttctttgtttcattacAGTGTGGGAAGTCCTTTAAGAAGCGCTACACCTTCAAGATGCACCTGCTGACACACATCCAGGCCATTGCCAACCGCAGGTAGGAGCCTGGCAATACCCTGTGGCATGCCTTGGTAGAGCCCATGTTCCAGCTCCCCCTCAGAGGGGAGGACAGAAAGTCCCTGCCACCCGTGTGACAGGTGGTGTTGTCCTGGCAGGTTCAAGTGTGAGTTCTGTGACTATGTCTGCGAGGACAAAAAGGTCCTGCTGAACCACCAGCTGTCACACATGAATGACAAGCCCTACAAGTGCAGCTTCTGCAAGTACTCCACCTTCCGGGAGGACTTCCTGGTTTCCCACATGGCTGTCAAGCACACAGGTGAGAGGAGCTGCCCGCCCGCCTTGTGCCCCGATGTCCTACGCACCACTTGTCCAGGAGGTGCTCAGAGTGCGTCTGCTCTCCCTGCCATCCCTCGGGGACACCCAGCTTGACTCCTGCCTCCTGTGTCCCACAGGAGGGAAGCCATTTGCTTGTGAGTTCTGTCACTTCACCACCAAGCACAAAAAGAACCTGCGCCTCCATGTGCACTGTCGCCATGCCGACTCCTTCGAGGAGTGGGCCCAGAGGCACCCTGAGGAGCCaccctgccgccgccgccccttCTTCACCCTGCAGCAGATTGAggagctgaagcagcagcacagccaggtgCAGGCCCCAGCTGAGCCAGAGGCCAGTGCGCCGGTGAGTGCCGTTGCCCatgccccagctcctcctggtgcTCACAAGCCCCGGCCATGCTGTCAGCTCTCTCTTTCACACAGGCACCTCTTGGCCCTGTCACCTACCACACGATTCAGGCTGTCACAGGAGCAGAGCCACCCATCCTCTCACAGGATTCCCTGGGAGGGGCCACCATCATATACGAACAAGGTAAGTGAGCTTCtagggaagggggtggggatggggaggaggtgggcaAATGCGTGCCTGACCCTCTTCTTTGGACCCTGACAGATGTGGCAGGATCAGCAGAACTGGCCACACAGACTGCCCTGGATCTCCTGCTGAACATGAGCACTCAGCGGGAGCTGGCCACAGGCTCGCTGCAggtgagctgggctgggggggggtgctgtgcctgctgtggggtggcagggggaggCTTCCCAGCCCTCCACAGTTCTTCCACAGTGCTCAGCCCTGTTCTGCTTGAGGGGCTGTCTTGCAGAGCCTTGCCTGCCTGTGGCTGAGCTGCTCTCCCCTCCGGCAGGTGGCAGTGGTGAAGCCGGCTGATTCAGGAGAAGCACAGGCTCCCTGTGAGCCGCAGGcacaggaggaagaggcagagatgGGCTCTAAGGAGCAGCAGAAGTTGGTGACACTGCAcgtggcagagcctggggagacATTGGTGCGGGAGGCTTACGAGGAGGCAGCTCTGGGTGGCTCGGAGCTGCAGCAGATCACTATTCCTTTTGGTGGGACGACAGAGTACAGCATCATCACACCCATCAGTGAGGAGATTCAGGCTCCAGGCACGCTGTACAGGTCAGCTGTATGGGAGGAGTGGGGAGACAGAGGCATTTCTGACCTCAGATGAGGAGGCTTTAGTGGTGCAGAGAACAAGGCAGATGCTCCCTGACCCTGTCCTCtccagcagtgaggaggagAGCCCTGTGGAGACCTCCCACGCAGTTGTGGTGAGCGAAGCTGTGCTGACAGAGGAGGCCCTGAAGGACCATAACAATCACTATATCATGTCATCCAGTGTTCCAGGGAACCAGTTCCATCAGATTGAGGTAAGAAGCTGAGCTTTCTCTTGGTCTCGGGCAGCAGTGTGAGCAGGTGTGACTGAGTGTTTCTCTCTCAGCCCCTCAGTGGGGATGCCGCCTTTCCCTCGGCTGCGGAGGGCCAGGAGGCACAGCCTGCCGGAGTCAAGTGGCCCCTGGTGCAGTGTGTCACCAGGCAGCTCCAGAAGGACTCGTCTTTATCCCCAGCCTCCGAGGGGCAGGAAGTCTCATCCCCAAAGGTCAAGTGGCCTGCGCTCCAAGGCATGGCCAAGAAGCTCTCGTGCAAGGTTTCCACAGCCAAGAAGCTCTCGTGCAAGATTTCCACAGCCAAAAAGTTTTCATGCAAGATTTGCACAGCCATGTTCACAGGGAGAGCAGAAATGGAGAGTCACAAGAGAGCCCACATGGGGCCCAGCACTTTCAAGTGTCCCGACTGTCCGTTCACTGCAGCCCTCTGGCCGGAGGTTCGGGTAGGTTCCCTGGCCCAGATCAGCCCTGGGAACAAGAGGTTTGGAGAAATTGGGGTCTTTCTGACCCTGCGCTTGTCCTTCTGCTCCCAGAGCCACATGGTCCAGCATGCCAGCCTTCGGCCACACAAGTGCACCCACTGCAGCTTCGCCTCCAAGAACAAGAAGGACCTGCGCAGGCACATGCTGACGCACACCAATGAGAAACCCTTTGTCTGCCAGATCTGTGGGCAGAGGTGAGTGAAGCCTGCTAGGTTGTTGCTGCTTCGAGAGATCCTGTAGAGTTCTCCAAGGCTCAAGAGGAGATAGGATATTGGCAAAGAACTGGCTGCCCTGACCCTACCCCTGGGAACAGTCCCCTATTAGAGGGGACTCTGCCCTTGAACGGTTTCTGCTGCAGGTTGGACCCAGCTTTGTCTCCAAGGAACTCCTCTACAGGAGGTTCAGTACTTGGGCACTGATGGAAGCATTCTGGGAGCTGGGACAGGCCATGTCATAGGATGTGCTCATGGTGCCTTTGGCCTGTGTCTCTGCAGAGAGCACAGAGGCCCTGTGCTGCCCATGGTGAATTCTACCTCTCTGTGGTCCTCCCATAGGTTCAACCGTAATGGGCACCTCAAGTTCCACATGCAGCGTTTGCACAGCTCAGAGGGGAAGAGGCCGGGGgcgcctgcagctgctgcacagcagacCATCATACTGAAGAGCGACGAGGACACGCTGGCCACCCTGCAGAGTAAGACATGTCCCTGTGACCAGGGGTGACCTGCGGGTTTCCTGTAGCCAGAGCTCCATATGGGGATTCACCCAGCCTGTGGGCCAAGCAGAGCTGAGAAGGGTCGGGGCCAGGAGATGCCTGCTGAAGGTTAGGATTGCCAGCGGCAGCAGGACTTAGTGGCCTCAGAGACGAGGAGGATGAGCACAGGGTGCTGACCACTGCGTTTCTGTGCAGAACTAGGGGACTGATgcttcctccaagcaggtcccAATAGATTGGTGTGTTGCTCTGTGAGCAGCTTACGGCTGGAATGGGAAGCAGAGTTTGTGGCCTCATGTGGAGGTTGTGTCTTGCCCACAGCGACCTCTAATTTACTTCATGTTGagacagtttggtttagctTCTGACCTTCTGTGAGCAGAGCCAAGAGACTCATGTGCTCCTCATTggggtgggcacctggcagggGCTGCTTGGGAGCGGGGCCGGCCAGCAGCCTTAGCAGTGTCCACACCGCCTTTCCATGCATTCCAGCGGCTCTGCAGTCCGGCCAGGCAGTGCTGGCTCCCGAGCGGCTGCAGCAGGCTCTGGGGCAGGAGCACATCATCGTCGCGCAGGAGCAGAGTGTCACGAGCCAGGTGAGTCAGGCGCGTTGGTCTCATCCTCCCATCGTGTGCTCCCCACAAGCTGTGCAGGCTCCCTCCCGGGAGGAGGGCCATCCCTGCTGACAGCGCTGGGCTCTCGCTGACCTGCAGGAGGAGGCTACGTACATCCAGGAGATCACAACTGCCGACGGACAGACAGTACAGCACTTAGTGACCTCTGACAACCAGGTGAGGGGGGTGGCAGGTCCCAGGAACCAAAAGATTTCGCACAGCTGGAGTGGGGAGGGGTGGGTTGGAAACAGGCCCAGAAGACAGACAAGAACCAACCCTGTTGCAGTGGGGGGTTGGGCAGTGGTGACCTCTTTTTTTGGGTCTGAATCCCTGTGTTTGCAGGTTCAGTACATCATAGCCCAGGATGGTGTACAGCACTTGCTTCCCCATGAGTATGTTGTTGTCCCAGAGGGACACCACATCCAGGTAAGCTTCAGGCTGGCTCCTGCTTCCTTTGCATGGTGAATGGGGCTCATGAGGCTGCTGTGTGCAGGGCtcagcctcctgctccctgtGGCTTGCTCCGTTCGAGTCACAGCTTTGTTCAGGGGCAGGGATGCCTGCTAGCCCTACCACAGCCTCACTGCAGCTCTTGTCCCCAGGTACAGGATGGTCAGATCACCCACATCCAGTATGAGCAGGGCAGCCAGTTCTTGCAGGAGCCGCAGGTGAGGGAGCCAGGCATGGTGGCTggggctgacagggctgctgtgagATGGGCTCTGAGCACACAGCCGATGTGGGAGGGATGTGAAGTAGAAGGTGCACGTGGG harbors:
- the ZNF335 gene encoding zinc finger protein 335 isoform X9, which gives rise to MEENAVESSSDAAQRAAREEPSESGLGIGSSEAVSADSSDAASVPDPLSREDDSNVGQSSDSSGGSLEEVSESSSSTDVVPRIYLPDSSSIAQSTLVSSVSTVSQSIMVSESPQVLVHSSIITDGAAIVSDSTTSTSSDLGSAIDKIIESTIGPDIIQSCIAVTSAEDGGAETTQYLILQGPDDGAPMVSQMATSALANSLAIEAVADGPTSTCLDQPGPSDPSKQLEVLELPARPDQAQEEDGEEELGQPDMDALEEMMEVVVVQQFKCKMCQYKSVSKKTLINHMKERHFQPVGSALVLKKGRPRKGGSASKTAEEEAPEEEEDDDIMDAGAIDDPEEDSDYNPAEDEPRGRQPKYSRTVPTSSEERPRRRPGRPRKFPRLDDMTQDMPEGGEVEPLVTSQSTPNHELQNSGEASSSGQQNRTSDSLAEPSINQSDSENKDRSSSTGPEEADIVPRRRGRPSRRFLGKKYRKYMGRRYYYKSPKPLMRPYLCRICGSRFLTHDDLRFHVNSHEANDPQLFKCLQCSYRSRRWSSLKEHMFNHVGSKPYKCEECNYTSVYKKDVIRHSTVHSRDRKKRADPPPKLNSFPCPVCNRIYPMQKRLTQHMKTHSTEKPHMCDKCGKSFKKRYTFKMHLLTHIQAIANRRFKCEFCDYVCEDKKVLLNHQLSHMNDKPYKCSFCKYSTFREDFLVSHMAVKHTGGKPFACEFCHFTTKHKKNLRLHVHCRHADSFEEWAQRHPEEPPCRRRPFFTLQQIEELKQQHSQVQAPAEPEASAPAPLGPVTYHTIQAVTGAEPPILSQDSLGGATIIYEQDVAGSAELATQTALDLLLNMSTQRELATGSLQVAVVKPADSGEAQAPCEPQAQEEEAEMGSKEQQKLVTLHVAEPGETLVREAYEEAALGGSELQQITIPFGGTTEYSIITPISEEIQAPGTLYSSEEESPVETSHAVVVSEAVLTEEALKDHNNHYIMSSSVPGNQFHQIEPLSGDAAFPSAAEGQEAQPAGVKWPLVQCVTRQLQKDSSLSPASEGQEVSSPKVKWPALQGMAKKLSCKVSTAKKLSCKISTAKKFSCKICTAMFTGRAEMESHKRAHMGPSTFKCPDCPFTAALWPEVRSHMVQHASLRPHKCTHCSFASKNKKDLRRHMLTHTNEKPFVCQICGQRFNRNGHLKFHMQRLHSSEGKRPGAPAAAAQQTIILKSDEDTLATLQTALQSGQAVLAPERLQQALGQEHIIVAQEQSVTSQEEATYIQEITTADGQTVQHLVTSDNQVQYIIAQDGVQHLLPHEYVVVPEGHHIQVQDGQITHIQYEQGSQFLQEPQIQYMPVSPEQQLVTQAQLEAAAHSAVSAVADAAMAQTQGVFTTEATAEQIQQLQQGIHYDVITLAD
- the ZNF335 gene encoding zinc finger protein 335 isoform X1 — encoded protein: MRAAGCGSDGGDGGLPPLRSSLGGPGRAGMEENAVESSSDAAQRAAREEPSESGLGIGSSEAVSADSSDAASVPDPLSREDDSNVGQSSDSSGGSLEEVSESSSSTDVVPRIYLPDSSSIAQSTLVSSVSTVSQSIMVSESPQVLVHSSIITDGAAIVSDSTTSTSSDLGSAIDKIIESTIGPDIIQSCIAVTSAEDGGAETTQYLILQGPDDGAPMVSQMATSALANSLAIEAVADGPTSTCLDQPGPSDPSKQLEVLELPARPDQAQEEDGEEELGQPDMDALEEMMEVVVVQQFKCKMCQYKSVSKKTLINHMKERHFQPVGSALVLKKGRPRKGGSASKTAEEEAPEEEEDDDIMDAGAIDDPEEDSDYNPAEDEPRGRQPKYSRTVPTSSEERPRRRPGRPRKFPRLDDMTQDMPEGGEVEPLVTSQSTPNHELQNSGEASSSGQQNRTSDSLAEPSINQSDSENKDRSSSTGPEEADIVPRRRGRPSRRFLGKKYRKYMGRRYYYKSPKPLMRPYLCRICGSRFLTHDDLRFHVNSHEANDPQLFKCLQCSYRSRRWSSLKEHMFNHVGSKPYKCEECNYTSVYKKDVIRHSTVHSRDRKKRADPPPKLNSFPCPVCNRIYPMQKRLTQHMKTHSTEKPHMCDKCGKSFKKRYTFKMHLLTHIQAIANRRFKCEFCDYVCEDKKVLLNHQLSHMNDKPYKCSFCKYSTFREDFLVSHMAVKHTGGKPFACEFCHFTTKHKKNLRLHVHCRHADSFEEWAQRHPEEPPCRRRPFFTLQQIEELKQQHSQVQAPAEPEASAPAPLGPVTYHTIQAVTGAEPPILSQDSLGGATIIYEQDVAGSAELATQTALDLLLNMSTQRELATGSLQVAVVKPADSGEAQAPCEPQAQEEEAEMGSKEQQKLVTLHVAEPGETLVREAYEEAALGGSELQQITIPFGGTTEYSIITPISEEIQAPGTLYSSEEESPVETSHAVVVSEAVLTEEALKDHNNHYIMSSSVPGNQFHQIEPLSGDAAFPSAAEGQEAQPAGVKWPLVQCVTRQLQKDSSLSPASEGQEVSSPKVKWPALQGMAKKLSCKVSTAKKLSCKISTAKKFSCKICTAMFTGRAEMESHKRAHMGPSTFKCPDCPFTAALWPEVRSHMVQHASLRPHKCTHCSFASKNKKDLRRHMLTHTNEKPFVCQICGQRFNRNGHLKFHMQRLHSSEGKRPGAPAAAAQQTIILKSDEDTLATLQTALQSGQAVLAPERLQQALGQEHIIVAQEQSVTSQEEATYIQEITTADGQTVQHLVTSDNQVQYIIAQDGVQHLLPHEYVVVPEGHHIQVQDGQITHIQYEQGSQFLQEPQIQYMPVSPEQQLVTQAQLEAAAHSAVSAVADAAMAQTQGVFTTEATAEQIQQLQQGIHYDVITLAD
- the ZNF335 gene encoding zinc finger protein 335 isoform X3, giving the protein MRAAGCGSDGGDGGLPPLRSSLGGPGRAGMEENAVESSSDAAQRAAREEPSESGLGIGSSEAVSADSSDAASVPDPLSREDDSNVGQSSDSSGGSLEEVSESSSSTDVVPRIYLPDSSSIAQSTLVSSVSTVSQSIMVSESPQVLVHSSIITDGAAIVSDSTTSTSSDLGSAIDKIIESTIGPDIIQSCIAVTSAEDGGAETTQYLILQGPDDGAPMVSQMATSALANSLAIEAVADGPTSTCLDQPGPSDPSKQLEVLELPARPDQAQEEDGEEELGQPDMDALEEMMEVVVVQQFKCKMCQYKSVSKKTLINHMKERHFQPVGSALVLKKGRPRKGGSASKTAEEEAPEEEEDDDIMDAGAIDDPEEDSDYNPAEDEPRGRQPKYSRTVPTSSEERPRRRPGRPRKFPRLDDMTQDMPEGGEVEPLVTSQSTPNHELQNSGEASSSGQQNRTSDSLAEPSINQSDSENKDRSSSTGPEEADIVPRRRGRPSRRFLGKKYRKYMGRRYYYKSPKPLMRPYLCRICGSRFLTHDDLRFHVNSHEANDPQLFKCLQCSYRSRRWSSLKEHMFNHVGSKPYKCEECNYTSVYKKDVIRHSTVHSRDRKKRADPPPKLNSFPCPVCNRIYPMQKRLTQHMKTHSTEKPHMCDKCGKSFKKRYTFKMHLLTHIQAIANRRFKCEFCDYVCEDKKVLLNHQLSHMNDKPYKCSFCKYSTFREDFLVSHMAVKHTGGKPFACEFCHFTTKHKKNLRLHVHCRHADSFEEWAQRHPEEPPCRRRPFFTLQQIEELKQQHSQVQAPAEPEASAPAPLGPVTYHTIQAVTGAEPPILSQDSLGGATIIYEQDVAGSAELATQTALDLLLNMSTQRELATGSLQVAVVKPADSGEAQAPCEPQAQEEEAEMGSKEQQKLVTLHVAEPGETLVREAYEEAALGGSELQQITIPFGGTTEYSIITPISEEIQAPGTLYSSEEESPVETSHAVVVSEAVLTEEALKDHNNHYIMSSSVPGNQFHQIEPLSGDAAFPSAAEGQEAQPAGVKWPLVQCVTRQLQKDSSLSPASEGQEVSSPKVKWPALQGMAKKLSCKVSTAKKLSCKISTAKKFSCKICTAMFTGRAEMESHKRAHMGPSTFKCPDCPFTAALWPEVRSHMVQHASLRPHKCTHCSFASKNKKDLRRHMLTHTNEKPFVCQICGQRFNRNGHLKFHMQRLHSSEGKRPGAPAAAAQQTIILKSDEDTLATLQTALQSGQAVLAPERLQQALGQEHIIVAQEQSVTSQEEATYIQEITTADGQTVQHLVTSDNQVQYIIAQDGVQHLLPHEYVVVPEGHHIQVQDGQITHIQYEQGSQFLQEPQIQYMPVSPEQQLVTQAQLEAAAHSAVSVADAAMAQTQGVFTTEATAEQIQQLQQGIHYDVITLAD